DNA sequence from the Malus sylvestris chromosome 10, drMalSylv7.2, whole genome shotgun sequence genome:
CATTTGGGTAGTAATTGGTTCTTGGTGTTTGATCAAATTGTACTAATGGGTTTGTgggatttgatcaaattttgttGGGTCCTACTCCAAAGTGTTTAATTTGTGTTCTAAGATTTTGACTTTGATAGGGGTAAAATTAAATCAGTGAGCTTTTGATGTCCTTTGATGAAATATGTTAATGGGTTTATggtgttagatcaaattttgttGGGTTCAACTCCAAAATGTTTTTCTTGGTTTCAGCTCCAATGGGGtctatgttttgtttttgttttgtttttgttttgttttttaactttGATTGGGTGAAAATGTAAAATTAGTGAGCTTTGGATGTCATCTGATGAAATACGTTGATTGGTTTTGCAGGCTCTTCCATATATCCGTTTGATTGGTGAGTCATGGCCAATGACAAAGGAAAGAGCATATTTTGAGGCATTGGCACttaaagagcatggaagtttgaGTCCTGATCATGTTCCTGAAGTGTATCATTTCGATCGGACCATGTCTTTGATCGGCATGCACTATTTGGAGCCCCCGCATATCATACTGAGAAAAGGGTTGATTGCTGGAGTTGAGTACCCCTTGCTGGCCGACCACATGTCCGACTATATTGCAAAGACTCTGTTCTTCACATCCCTTCTGTATCACAATACCACAGACCACAAAAAAGCTGGTATGTAATGTTTTCTTTTAGTTGATTTTGCTTTGCTTTCACATAGTTGTCATGTGCGTTTTTGTCATACACCTATGTCGCATGTGAAGGGATGTTTTTGTCCTGGATCTTGATTGGTTGAACATTTTGGTCCAATTCCAAAGTGGTATTGTTTTGAATCCTGCCAATAGTTTGATTGGTTGCGAGAGAAGAGAATAATCATGCACCATGTTCTCCAGTTGTGGTTCATAATTGGTTCACTTATACGTTAGCCAAAATGATTAGGGTAGTCATTGAGTTTATAGAATCATTGTCTTAGATTGATAATCTCTTGTTGACTTCTGTTTAGTTTAACACATGCCGTGAGTAAAGGAACTTGACTTGAACCTTAGTATTCTAAAATTGATTTCAAAGTGTACAGATTCAATTCCATTTCAGTTTTGCCTCATGAACAATCTGCTTTTGTATATCTATCataactcatcttcatgcccaCTTTCTGCAGTTGCCGAATTTTGTGGCAATGTGGAGTTGTGCAGGCTCACTGAGCAGGTTGTTTTTTCTGATCCTTACAAAGTATCTCAATATAACCGATGGACTTCTCCTTATCTTGATTCGGATGCTGAGGCTGTGCGGGGGGATAATGCTTTGAAGCTTGAAGTTGCTGAGTTGAAATCCTTGTAATGAAACCATCGAATCTTTGTAGCAGTATTACTCTCTATGTCATGTTTTCATTTTAATTGTCATTTGAACGATCAAATTGCCTCTTGTGTAGGTTCTGTGAGAGAGCACAAGCCCTAGTACATGGAGATCTTCACACTAGTTCTGTAATGGTGACTCATGATTCAACTCAAGTTATAGATCCAGAGTTTGCATTTTATGGACCAATGGGTTTTGATATTGGAGCTTTTCTGGGCAACTTGA
Encoded proteins:
- the LOC126585927 gene encoding methylthioribose kinase-like is translated as MAFSEFRPLDEKVLIEYIKATPSLASKLGNKFDNLTIKEVGDGNLNFVFIVVGSSGSFVIKQALPYIRLIGESWPMTKERAYFEALALKEHGSLSPDHVPEVYHFDRTMSLIGMHYLEPPHIILRKGLIAGVEYPLLADHMSDYIAKTLFFTSLLYHNTTDHKKAVAEFCGNVELCRLTEQVVFSDPYKVSQYNRWTSPYLDSDAEAVRGDNALKLEVAELKSLFCERAQALVHGDLHTSSVMVTHDSTQVIDPEFAFYGPMGFDIGAFLGNLILAFYAQDGHANDQNDRKAYKAWILRTIENTWNLFDRKFLALWDANKDSGDAYLPAIYNNPELVQLVQKKFIKDLLHDSLGFGAAKMIRRIVGVAHVEDFESIADASKRAGCERRALELAKLLLKERKNFQDINEVISAILQHQ